A single window of Malus sylvestris chromosome 5, drMalSylv7.2, whole genome shotgun sequence DNA harbors:
- the LOC126622696 gene encoding TMV resistance protein N-like: MQVFGAWVVLERLPLLVLYYEFDASCFLANVSEKYAKHGPNHVRDELLGQILKEEDLRIDTPSIGSTSVQEKLHRTKVFVVLDAVDEMDQIELLAGDDAWFGPGSRIIITTRDKSLLEKKNIHDFKIYRVQGLPSAEGLTLFNLNAFGNSTPQTDYAELSGKVLDYVKGLPLGLKVLGSLFFHCKGKEEWEDVGNKLKKYSSKKIQNVLRLSYEGLEENEREIFLDIACFYKGMDVNYVKRRLHIRGFYLTGIEAPIAKSLISIS; encoded by the exons ATGCAG GTATTTGGGGCATGGGTGGTATTGGAAAGACTACCCTTGCTGGTGCTGTATTATGAATTTGATGCATCTTGTTTTCTTGCAAATGTTAGTGAGAAATATGCAAAACATGGACCAAATCATGTGCGAGATGAACTTCTTGGTCAGATACTAAAGGAAGAGGATCTAAGAATCGACACTCCATCGATAGGGTCAACTTCTGTACAAGAGAAGCTACACCGTACAAAGGTCTTCGTTGTTCTTGATGCTGTCGATGAAATGGACCAGATAGAGCTTCTGGCTGGAGATGATGCTTGGTTTGGTCCCGGAAGTAGGATCATTATCACAACCAGAGATAAAAGCCTACTTGAGAAAAAGAATATTCATGATTTTAAGATATACAGAGTTCAAGGATTACCTTCAGCTGAAGGTCTTACGCTATTTAATTTGAATGCTTTCGGAAACAGCACTCCTCAAACAGATTATGCAGAGTTGTCAGGAAAGGTATTAGATTATGTCAAGGGTCTTCCTTTAGGTCTCAAAGTTTTGGGTTCCTTATTCTTTCACTGCAAGGGCAAAGAAGAATGGGAAGATGTGGggaacaaattgaagaaatattCCAGCAAAAAAATTCAGAATGTGTTGAGGCTGAGTTATGAAGGATTGGAAGAAAATGAGAGGGAAATATTTCTTGATATAGCATGTTTTTATAAAGGGATGGATGTGAACTACGTAAAAAGAAGGTTACACATTCGTGGTTTCTATCTGACTGGAATTGAAGCTCCCATCGCTAAGTCTCTCATATCAATTTCATAA
- the LOC126621325 gene encoding disease resistance protein RPV1-like isoform X1 encodes MALVIGTQESSSSSNPNSSTSRCSYDVFLSFRGEDTRKTFTDHLYAALVNASFRTFRDDDELERGEDIKLEFVKAIQQSRSSVVVFSKDYSSSRWCLNELVMILKRKKTSNHVVLPVFYDVDPSHLRKQTGSIAKAFARHQKTQSFDTVKGWREALAEAADLAGMVLQNEEDGHESKFIMKIVKVIEDKLRRTPISVDSNLVGIQSRVKDISLWLQDGSKDVGILVIHGMRGIGKTTIAKFVYRSNFERFERHSFVENIRDFSEKSNGLIQIQKQLLRDILNGGKVKIDSISEGMAKIEDAICTKRVLLVLDDVDCMEQLDGLLRMQDQFYPGSKIIITTSNAGLLNSYHHMVKFHSCQTLNDSESLELFSLHAFGQDHPTESYSDVSKRFVHHCGGLPLALKILGSSMAGKNIAVWESAISKLEVIPDSQILKKLKISYDSLQDSHDQDLFLHIACFFIGMEKDIIVRILDACDFFTVVGIQNLIDRNLLRLDGDNMVQMHHMIRDMARGIVRLESKEPGELSRLWHHKDCFAVLAEKNGTQTIEGLALNVQNHPEYSSSRNSNQVVFETDAFSMMHKLRLLQLTYVELNGSYEEFPTSLRWLCWHKFLKGSIPSDFSLKNLVVLEMCYSSMRQVWKGTKFLPSLKILNLSHSNDLTETPDFSLVPNLEWLILKDCSSLVDVHESIGNLEGLVHLNMEYCKSIKKLPENISKLTSLETLVISGCSSLSVFPKDMRKMESLKVFQADGVPIHQLLTATEEVTLWPRRNVEITWASYLPCNLVDLSLRKCNLGDDDFPREFGNLSALCSLDLGGNPIHSLPACIRGVTGLRRLSFEDCKRLKSLVRLPTVGHLIIADCEKLETVTFQSLSEVYSRMRSIECRGNHKLVEFESVYKMEPIERVDIEMITILGLSNLKYSTKSIMKYKIPARFHRWIEKRLPIQGLHEFGIFSTFLPGNYEVPQYDSFSHKSRGPSISFTVPVLPYCRIRGLNIFSVYEKSKSDESPNIRVKNMNGLYYTIMIDVRNKSKGLQWIYGPALFGIPSDDQDVIWLSHWKFGNKLEGGDELTVSILTSSFMIYDEFQVKEFGVQVVYYEQEEKVTVTTQDNFNTDNPFYPRVIAGDLSHYLLPGSSGTYHLCHNPVLERRDVLSNVWFKHNSNEITGHGSLGVKFQLVEQEEDQESECTLVEHEESSSSNSNSIDSSGACRGWKVVPSIMTMATIFLRCFQLHKCLSLEDGNNGA; translated from the exons ATGGCTCTCGTAATTGGAACACAAGAATCCTCCTCATCTTCCAATCCCAACAGTTCTACTTCTCGATGCAGTTATGACGTTTTCTTGAGTTTTAGAGGCGAAGACACTCGCAAGACATTTACGGATCACCTCTACGCAGCCCTTGTCAACGCAAGCTTTCGAACTTTCCGAGATGACGATGAACTTGAGAGAGGGGAAGATATTAAGCTAGAATTCGTGAAAGCCATACAGCAATCACGAAGTTCTGTCGTTGTGTTTTCGAAAGACTACTCGTCCTCGAGATGGTGCCTTAATGAGCTTGTGATGATCCTCAAACGCAAGAAGACCTCCAACCATGTAGTCTTACCGGTCTTCTACGATGTCGATCCATCCCATTTGAGGAAGCAGACAGGATCCATTGCAAAAGCTTTTGCTAGACACCAAAAAACTCAATCGTTTGACACGGTGAAGGGATGGAGGGAAGCACTCGCAGAAGCTGCAGATTTGGCTGGGATGGTCTtacaaaatgaagaagatgg GCATGAATCCAAGTTTATCATGAAAATTGTTAAGGTGATTGAAGACAAACTAAGGAGGACGCCCATAAGTGTTGACTCCAACCTGGTTGGAATCCAGTCTCGAGTCAAGGACATCAGTTTATGGTTACAAGATGGATCAAAGGATGTTGGTATACTTGTAATTCATGGAATGCGTGGAATTGGAAAGACAACCATTGCAAAATTTGTTTACAGATCAAATTTTGAAAGATTTGAAAGACACAGTTTTGTAGAGAACATACGAGACTTTTCAGAAAAATCGAATGGCTTGATTCAGATACAAAAACAGCTTCTTCGTGATATTTTGAATGGGGGGAAAGTGAAAATTGATAGTATTAGTGAAGGAATGGCTAAGATTGAAGATGCTATTTGCACTAAAAGAGTTCTTCTTGTCCTCGATGATGTAGATTGCATGGAGCAGTTAGATGGACTGCTAAGGATGCAAGATCAATTTTATCCGGGAAGTAAAATCATCATTACAACAAGTAATGCAGGGTTGTTAAATTCCTACCACCATATGGTTAAGTTTCATAGTTGTCAAACTTTGAATGACAGTGAATCGTTAGAGCTCTTCAGTTTGCACGCTTTTGGGCAAGACCATCCCACTGAAAGCTATAGCGATGTTTCAAAAAGGTTTGTACACCACTGTGGAGGACTTCCATTAGCacttaaaattttgggttcttcaATGGCAGGAAAGAATATAGCTGTATGGGAAAGTGCAATAAGCAAACTGGAAGTTATTCCGGACAGTCAAATcttgaaaaaactcaaaataagctACGATTCCTTGCAAGATAGCCATGACCAAGATTTATTCCTTCATATTGCCTGCTTCTTTATTGGAATGGAGAAAGATATCATCGTTAGAATACTGGATGCCTGTGATTTTTTCACAGTTGTTGGAATTCAAAATCTCATTGATAGAAATTTGTTAAGACTCGATGGAGATAATATGGTGCAGATGCATCACATGATCCGTGACATGGCAAGAGGAATTGTTCGTCTGGAATCAAAGGAGCCTGGGGAACTTAGTAGATTATGGCATCATAAGGATTGTTTTGCAGTATTGGCAGAAAAGAAT GGAACGCAAACAATTGAAGGTCTTGCTCTCAACGTGCAAAACCACCCAGAATACTCTTCTTCAAGAAATTCAAATCAGGTAGTTTTTGAAACGGATGCGTTTTcaatgatgcacaaattaagaCTTCTGCAGCTTACTTATGTAGAACTCAATGGATCCTATGAAGAATTTCCGACAAGCTTAAGATGGTTGTGTTGGCATAAATTTTTGAAGGGTTCTATACCCTCTGATTTTTCTTTGAAGAATTTGGTTGTTCTGGAAATGTGTTACAGCAGCATGAGGCAAGTCTGGAAGGGAACTAAG TTTCTCCCATCACTAAAGATTCTAAACCTTAGCCATTCCAATGACCTCACCGAAACCCCGGACTTTTCTCTGGTCCCCAATCTAGAATGGCTGATTCTTAAAGATTGTTCAAGCTTGGTTGATGTCCATGAATCCATTGGAAACTTAGAGGGACTTGTGCATTTGAATATGGAATATTGCAAAAGTATTAAGAAGCTTCCAGAGAATATTTCTAAGCTAACCTCCCTTGAAACACTTGTTATATCTGGTTGCTCAAGCCTCAGCGTTTTCCCCAAAGACATGAGGAAGATGGAATCTCTGAAAGTGTTTCAAGCTGACGGTGTTCCAATACATCAGTTACTCACTGCTACCGAGGAGGTCACATTATGGCCAAGACGAAATGTAGAAATTACTTGGGCTTCTTATCTACCGTGCAATTTAGTAGACTTGAGTCTTAGAAAGTGCAATCTTGGTGATGATGATTTTCCAAGAGAATTTGGCAACTTATCCGCGTTGTGTAGCTTAGATCTGGGGGGTAATCCAATTCATAGCCTACCAGCTTGCATTAGAGGTGTTACGGGGCTTCGTAGACTCTCTTTTGAGGATTGTAAAAGGCTCAAATCGCTTGTAAGGCTACCAACTGTAGGGCACTTGATAATCGCTGATTGTGAAAAGTTGGAAACGGTAACATTTCAATCATTAAGTGAGGTGTACTCTAGAATGCGCTCCATCGAATGCCGTGGCAACCATAAGCTAGTTGAGTTTGAGTCAGTGTACAAGATGGAGCCTATTGAAAGAGTTGATATAGAAATGATCACCATTTTGGGTTTGAGCAACTTGAAATATTCAACAAAATCCATTATGAAGTACAAGATACCCGCACGGTTCCACAGATGGATAGAAAAGCGTCTTCCCATCCAG GGACTGCATGAATTTGGAATATTCAGCACATTTCTTCCTGGGAATTATGAGGTTCCTCAATATGACTCATTTAGCCATAAAAGTAGAGGGCCCTCAATATCTTTTACTGTGCCTGTACTTCCCTATTGCAGGATCCGAGGCTTGAACATCTTCTCTGTCTATGAAAAATCCAAAAGCGATGAATCTCCTAACATCAGAGTAAAAAATATGAATGGTTTATATTATACAATAATGATAGATGTTAGAAATAAGAGTAAAGGTCTGCAGTGGATCTACGGGCCAGCATTATTCGGAATTCCAAGTGATGATCAAGATGTGATATGGTTAAGCCATTGGAAATTCGGGAATAAATTGGAAGGTGGCGATGAGCTGACTGTTTCAATACTTACATCATCATTTATGATATATGATGAGTTTCAGGTAAAGGAGTTCGGTGTCCAGGTTGTGTACTACGAGCAAGAAGAGAAGGTGACAGTCACCACCCAAGACAATTTCAACACAGATAATCCTTTTTATCCACGTGTCATTGCTGGAGATTTGTCGCATTATCTGCTGCCAGGATCATCAGGAACATACCATCTCTGCCATAATCCAGTATTAGAAAGAAGGGATGTGCTTAGTAATGTTTGGTTCAAGCACAACAGTAATGAAATAACAG GCCATGGATCTTTGGGAGTTAAATTTCAGCTGGTAGAGCAAGAAGAAGATCAAgaaagtgaatgcacgcttgtAGAACATGAGGAGAGCAGCAGTAGCAATAGCAATAGTATCGATAGCAGTGGTGCATGCAGAGGTTGGAAAGTGGTACCGAGTATAATGACCATGGCCACTATCTTCTTGAGATGCTTTCAGTTGCACAAATGTTTGTCGCTGGAAGATGGTAACAATGGCGCATGA
- the LOC126621325 gene encoding disease resistance protein RPV1-like isoform X2 encodes MALVIGTQESSSSSNPNSSTSRCSYDVFLSFRGEDTRKTFTDHLYAALVNASFRTFRDDDELERGEDIKLEFVKAIQQSRSSVVVFSKDYSSSRWCLNELVMILKRKKTSNHVVLPVFYDVDPSHLRKQTGSIAKAFARHQKTQSFDTVKGWREALAEAADLAGMVLQNEEDGHESKFIMKIVKVIEDKLRRTPISVDSNLVGIQSRVKDISLWLQDGSKDVGILVIHGMRGIGKTTIAKFVYRSNFERFERHSFVENIRDFSEKSNGLIQIQKQLLRDILNGGKVKIDSISEGMAKIEDAICTKRVLLVLDDVDCMEQLDGLLRMQDQFYPGSKIIITTSNAGLLNSYHHMVKFHSCQTLNDSESLELFSLHAFGQDHPTESYSDVSKRFVHHCGGLPLALKILGSSMAGKNIAVWESAISKLEVIPDSQILKKLKISYDSLQDSHDQDLFLHIACFFIGMEKDIIVRILDACDFFTVVGIQNLIDRNLLRLDGDNMVQMHHMIRDMARGIVRLESKEPGELSRLWHHKDCFAVLAEKNGTQTIEGLALNVQNHPEYSSSRNSNQVVFETDAFSMMHKLRLLQLTYVELNGSYEEFPTSLRWLCWHKFLKGSIPSDFSLKNLVVLEMCYSSMRQVWKGTKFLPSLKILNLSHSNDLTETPDFSLVPNLEWLILKDCSSLVDVHESIGNLEGLVHLNMEYCKSIKKLPENISKLTSLETLVISGCSSLSVFPKDMRKMESLKVFQADGVPIHQLLTATEEVTLWPRRNVEITWASYLPCNLVDLSLRKCNLGDDDFPREFGNLSALCSLDLGGNPIHSLPACIRGVTGLRRLSFEDCKRLKSLVRLPTVGHLIIADCEKLETVTFQSLSEVYSRMRSIECRGNHKLVEFESVYKMEPIERVDIEMITILGLSNLKYSTKSIMKYKIPARFHRWIEKRLPIQGLHEFGIFSTFLPGNYEVPQYDSFSHKSRGPSISFTVPVLPYCRIRGLNIFSVYEKSKSDESPNIRVKNMNGLYYTIMIDVRNKSKGLQWIYGPALFGIPSDDQDVIWLSHWKFGNKLEGGDELTVSILTSSFMIYDEFQVKEFGVQVVYYEQEEKVTVTTQDNFNTDNPFYPRVIAGDLSHYLLPGSSGTYHLCHNPVLERRDVLSNVWFKHNSNEITAGRARRRSRK; translated from the exons ATGGCTCTCGTAATTGGAACACAAGAATCCTCCTCATCTTCCAATCCCAACAGTTCTACTTCTCGATGCAGTTATGACGTTTTCTTGAGTTTTAGAGGCGAAGACACTCGCAAGACATTTACGGATCACCTCTACGCAGCCCTTGTCAACGCAAGCTTTCGAACTTTCCGAGATGACGATGAACTTGAGAGAGGGGAAGATATTAAGCTAGAATTCGTGAAAGCCATACAGCAATCACGAAGTTCTGTCGTTGTGTTTTCGAAAGACTACTCGTCCTCGAGATGGTGCCTTAATGAGCTTGTGATGATCCTCAAACGCAAGAAGACCTCCAACCATGTAGTCTTACCGGTCTTCTACGATGTCGATCCATCCCATTTGAGGAAGCAGACAGGATCCATTGCAAAAGCTTTTGCTAGACACCAAAAAACTCAATCGTTTGACACGGTGAAGGGATGGAGGGAAGCACTCGCAGAAGCTGCAGATTTGGCTGGGATGGTCTtacaaaatgaagaagatgg GCATGAATCCAAGTTTATCATGAAAATTGTTAAGGTGATTGAAGACAAACTAAGGAGGACGCCCATAAGTGTTGACTCCAACCTGGTTGGAATCCAGTCTCGAGTCAAGGACATCAGTTTATGGTTACAAGATGGATCAAAGGATGTTGGTATACTTGTAATTCATGGAATGCGTGGAATTGGAAAGACAACCATTGCAAAATTTGTTTACAGATCAAATTTTGAAAGATTTGAAAGACACAGTTTTGTAGAGAACATACGAGACTTTTCAGAAAAATCGAATGGCTTGATTCAGATACAAAAACAGCTTCTTCGTGATATTTTGAATGGGGGGAAAGTGAAAATTGATAGTATTAGTGAAGGAATGGCTAAGATTGAAGATGCTATTTGCACTAAAAGAGTTCTTCTTGTCCTCGATGATGTAGATTGCATGGAGCAGTTAGATGGACTGCTAAGGATGCAAGATCAATTTTATCCGGGAAGTAAAATCATCATTACAACAAGTAATGCAGGGTTGTTAAATTCCTACCACCATATGGTTAAGTTTCATAGTTGTCAAACTTTGAATGACAGTGAATCGTTAGAGCTCTTCAGTTTGCACGCTTTTGGGCAAGACCATCCCACTGAAAGCTATAGCGATGTTTCAAAAAGGTTTGTACACCACTGTGGAGGACTTCCATTAGCacttaaaattttgggttcttcaATGGCAGGAAAGAATATAGCTGTATGGGAAAGTGCAATAAGCAAACTGGAAGTTATTCCGGACAGTCAAATcttgaaaaaactcaaaataagctACGATTCCTTGCAAGATAGCCATGACCAAGATTTATTCCTTCATATTGCCTGCTTCTTTATTGGAATGGAGAAAGATATCATCGTTAGAATACTGGATGCCTGTGATTTTTTCACAGTTGTTGGAATTCAAAATCTCATTGATAGAAATTTGTTAAGACTCGATGGAGATAATATGGTGCAGATGCATCACATGATCCGTGACATGGCAAGAGGAATTGTTCGTCTGGAATCAAAGGAGCCTGGGGAACTTAGTAGATTATGGCATCATAAGGATTGTTTTGCAGTATTGGCAGAAAAGAAT GGAACGCAAACAATTGAAGGTCTTGCTCTCAACGTGCAAAACCACCCAGAATACTCTTCTTCAAGAAATTCAAATCAGGTAGTTTTTGAAACGGATGCGTTTTcaatgatgcacaaattaagaCTTCTGCAGCTTACTTATGTAGAACTCAATGGATCCTATGAAGAATTTCCGACAAGCTTAAGATGGTTGTGTTGGCATAAATTTTTGAAGGGTTCTATACCCTCTGATTTTTCTTTGAAGAATTTGGTTGTTCTGGAAATGTGTTACAGCAGCATGAGGCAAGTCTGGAAGGGAACTAAG TTTCTCCCATCACTAAAGATTCTAAACCTTAGCCATTCCAATGACCTCACCGAAACCCCGGACTTTTCTCTGGTCCCCAATCTAGAATGGCTGATTCTTAAAGATTGTTCAAGCTTGGTTGATGTCCATGAATCCATTGGAAACTTAGAGGGACTTGTGCATTTGAATATGGAATATTGCAAAAGTATTAAGAAGCTTCCAGAGAATATTTCTAAGCTAACCTCCCTTGAAACACTTGTTATATCTGGTTGCTCAAGCCTCAGCGTTTTCCCCAAAGACATGAGGAAGATGGAATCTCTGAAAGTGTTTCAAGCTGACGGTGTTCCAATACATCAGTTACTCACTGCTACCGAGGAGGTCACATTATGGCCAAGACGAAATGTAGAAATTACTTGGGCTTCTTATCTACCGTGCAATTTAGTAGACTTGAGTCTTAGAAAGTGCAATCTTGGTGATGATGATTTTCCAAGAGAATTTGGCAACTTATCCGCGTTGTGTAGCTTAGATCTGGGGGGTAATCCAATTCATAGCCTACCAGCTTGCATTAGAGGTGTTACGGGGCTTCGTAGACTCTCTTTTGAGGATTGTAAAAGGCTCAAATCGCTTGTAAGGCTACCAACTGTAGGGCACTTGATAATCGCTGATTGTGAAAAGTTGGAAACGGTAACATTTCAATCATTAAGTGAGGTGTACTCTAGAATGCGCTCCATCGAATGCCGTGGCAACCATAAGCTAGTTGAGTTTGAGTCAGTGTACAAGATGGAGCCTATTGAAAGAGTTGATATAGAAATGATCACCATTTTGGGTTTGAGCAACTTGAAATATTCAACAAAATCCATTATGAAGTACAAGATACCCGCACGGTTCCACAGATGGATAGAAAAGCGTCTTCCCATCCAG GGACTGCATGAATTTGGAATATTCAGCACATTTCTTCCTGGGAATTATGAGGTTCCTCAATATGACTCATTTAGCCATAAAAGTAGAGGGCCCTCAATATCTTTTACTGTGCCTGTACTTCCCTATTGCAGGATCCGAGGCTTGAACATCTTCTCTGTCTATGAAAAATCCAAAAGCGATGAATCTCCTAACATCAGAGTAAAAAATATGAATGGTTTATATTATACAATAATGATAGATGTTAGAAATAAGAGTAAAGGTCTGCAGTGGATCTACGGGCCAGCATTATTCGGAATTCCAAGTGATGATCAAGATGTGATATGGTTAAGCCATTGGAAATTCGGGAATAAATTGGAAGGTGGCGATGAGCTGACTGTTTCAATACTTACATCATCATTTATGATATATGATGAGTTTCAGGTAAAGGAGTTCGGTGTCCAGGTTGTGTACTACGAGCAAGAAGAGAAGGTGACAGTCACCACCCAAGACAATTTCAACACAGATAATCCTTTTTATCCACGTGTCATTGCTGGAGATTTGTCGCATTATCTGCTGCCAGGATCATCAGGAACATACCATCTCTGCCATAATCCAGTATTAGAAAGAAGGGATGTGCTTAGTAATGTTTGGTTCAAGCACAACAGTAATGAAATAACAG CTGGTAGAGCAAGAAGAAGATCAAgaaagtga